Proteins encoded together in one Thermococcus barophilus MP window:
- a CDS encoding sulfite exporter TauE/SafE family protein yields MLWHISIIFIGFFIGLFAGLFGIGGGFLIVPVLTLLGLPIHEAIGTSLACISMSALASAYGHLRRKNVLFRVVVIKEAFSIPSALLGAYITAFLNTRQLSAIFGFALIYVAYKLIKKPETPSVKRNVKVDYRKVPVIGVVSGFSSGLLGISGGILNVPLFYSLGLPIHYAIGTSSVALFFTALAGTVGHYILGQVHFDKAILLAPGLILGGFSGARLAHEIHPERLKMGFSLILLIIAIRMILKGLGFVVP; encoded by the coding sequence ATGCTTTGGCACATTTCCATAATATTCATTGGCTTTTTCATAGGCTTGTTCGCCGGGCTGTTTGGAATTGGCGGTGGTTTCCTGATAGTTCCCGTTCTGACCCTTTTGGGTTTGCCTATTCATGAAGCTATCGGAACGAGTCTGGCGTGCATCTCCATGAGTGCTCTTGCATCTGCTTATGGGCATTTGAGGCGAAAAAACGTTCTCTTTAGAGTTGTTGTAATAAAAGAAGCGTTTTCAATTCCATCTGCATTGCTTGGTGCTTATATAACCGCATTCCTAAATACGAGACAGTTAAGTGCGATATTTGGCTTTGCTTTGATATATGTCGCATACAAGCTTATTAAAAAGCCTGAAACGCCCTCAGTAAAAAGAAATGTTAAAGTTGATTATAGGAAAGTTCCAGTGATAGGGGTTGTATCTGGCTTTTCTTCTGGGCTTTTGGGGATAAGTGGTGGAATTTTAAATGTCCCGCTGTTTTACTCTCTGGGGCTTCCTATCCATTATGCTATTGGCACATCAAGCGTTGCTTTGTTCTTCACAGCATTAGCTGGGACAGTTGGTCATTATATCCTCGGACAAGTCCACTTTGACAAAGCTATATTGTTAGCTCCGGGATTAATACTGGGAGGCTTTTCAGGAGCAAGACTTGCCCATGAAATTCATCCAGAGCGTCTCAAAATGGGATTCTCGCTGATACTTCTCATAATCGCAATCAGAATGATCTTGAAAGGTTTGGGCTTTGTTGTGCCGTGA
- a CDS encoding pyridoxal phosphate-dependent aminotransferase, with product MALSDVLERVNPSEIRKLFDLAQGIEGIISLGIGEPDFDTPEHIKEYAKEALDKGLTHYSPNAGISELREAVAEKLKRDNGIDADPKTQIMITVGANQALLMGFATFLKDGDEVLVPSPMFVSYAPAVILAGGKPVEVPTYEENEFRLNVDELERYVTSKTRALILNSPNNPTGSVLTKKDLEEIADFAVEHDLIILSDEVYEYFVYDGVRNHSIASLDGMFERTITINGFSKTFAMTGWRLGFVAAPEWIIEKMVRFQMYNATCPVTFVQYAAAKALRDERSWRAVEEMRREYDRRRQMVWKRLNEMGLPTVKPKGAFYIFPRIKDAGLTSKEFSELMIKEAKVVVVPGSAFGKAGEGYIRISYATAYEKLEEAMDRMEKVLKEKGLV from the coding sequence ATGGCGCTAAGTGATGTATTAGAGCGTGTAAATCCTTCTGAAATTAGAAAGCTTTTTGATTTGGCTCAGGGTATTGAGGGAATAATCTCATTGGGAATCGGAGAGCCTGATTTTGATACGCCAGAGCATATCAAGGAGTATGCAAAAGAAGCTTTGGACAAGGGGCTAACGCATTATAGCCCTAATGCTGGGATCTCAGAGCTTAGAGAAGCGGTCGCTGAAAAGCTGAAGAGGGATAATGGCATTGATGCAGACCCTAAAACGCAAATTATGATAACTGTCGGCGCTAATCAAGCCTTACTGATGGGCTTTGCAACATTTCTTAAGGATGGAGATGAAGTTTTAGTGCCTTCACCGATGTTTGTCAGCTATGCTCCCGCTGTGATTTTAGCCGGAGGAAAGCCTGTGGAAGTTCCGACTTACGAAGAAAATGAATTTCGCCTGAATGTTGATGAGCTTGAGAGGTATGTAACTTCAAAAACGAGAGCTCTGATACTCAATAGCCCAAACAACCCAACTGGGTCAGTTCTAACTAAAAAAGACCTCGAAGAGATTGCAGATTTTGCAGTCGAGCATGATTTGATTATTTTGAGCGATGAGGTTTACGAGTATTTTGTCTATGACGGCGTTAGGAACCACAGCATTGCCTCCCTTGATGGAATGTTTGAGAGAACCATCACAATAAACGGCTTTTCAAAGACTTTTGCAATGACTGGTTGGAGACTTGGCTTCGTCGCTGCTCCAGAGTGGATTATTGAGAAGATGGTTAGATTTCAGATGTACAATGCAACTTGTCCCGTAACGTTTGTTCAGTATGCAGCCGCTAAGGCTCTGAGAGACGAGAGGAGCTGGAGGGCTGTTGAGGAGATGCGCAGGGAATACGACAGAAGGAGGCAGATGGTCTGGAAGCGCTTAAATGAAATGGGACTGCCAACAGTCAAGCCCAAAGGTGCTTTCTACATCTTCCCACGCATAAAAGACGCCGGACTGACGAGCAAAGAGTTCAGCGAGCTAATGATCAAGGAGGCAAAAGTTGTAGTGGTTCCAGGAAGTGCTTTTGGAAAGGCTGGAGAGGGCTATATAAGGATCAGCTATGCAACAGCTTACGAGAAGCTTGAGGAAGCTATGGACAGAATGGAGAAAGTGCTGAAGGAGAAGGGGTTAGTATAG
- a CDS encoding sulfite exporter TauE/SafE family protein, whose product MLRYISYFAVGVVIGILAALFGLGGGFLIVPTLNLLGVEIHHAVGTSSAAVVFTSLSSALAYSRQKRVHYKVGLLLASTAIIGAYIGAWMTSLLNPAQLKVIFGATLILVAIRIYRKKTAEPSEVKLEDVKINYKLVPVGGFFAGIASGLLGVGGGIINVPFLVWLGMPIHYAVATSSFAIVFTAASGAIKHYMMGNVEAQWLVLLVPGLIIGAQLGAKIAKRTKASNLKRAFAVVLALLALRMILKGLGIAVP is encoded by the coding sequence TTGCTCAGATATATCAGCTATTTCGCAGTTGGTGTTGTCATAGGAATATTAGCCGCTCTTTTCGGATTGGGCGGCGGATTTTTGATAGTTCCCACACTCAACCTCTTGGGAGTTGAAATTCACCACGCTGTGGGAACTTCATCAGCGGCTGTTGTGTTTACTTCGCTTAGTTCTGCTTTGGCATATTCCAGGCAGAAAAGAGTTCATTACAAGGTAGGACTGCTATTGGCAAGCACTGCAATAATCGGAGCATACATTGGGGCTTGGATGACCTCTCTGCTGAATCCAGCACAGCTTAAAGTGATCTTTGGCGCTACGTTAATACTCGTTGCAATTAGGATTTACCGCAAAAAGACGGCAGAGCCAAGTGAAGTTAAGCTTGAGGACGTTAAAATAAACTATAAGCTTGTTCCAGTTGGTGGATTTTTTGCTGGAATAGCCTCCGGATTGTTGGGAGTGGGAGGGGGGATAATAAACGTTCCATTCCTTGTTTGGCTTGGAATGCCAATTCACTATGCCGTTGCGACTTCAAGCTTTGCAATAGTCTTCACCGCTGCAAGCGGGGCAATTAAGCATTACATGATGGGAAACGTTGAAGCTCAGTGGCTTGTTCTTTTGGTGCCCGGGCTAATTATTGGAGCGCAGCTTGGAGCAAAAATAGCAAAGAGAACCAAGGCTTCAAACCTGAAAAGAGCATTTGCAGTGGTTTTAGCTCTATTGGCATTGAGAATGATCTTAAAAGGGCTGGGAATTGCGGTTCCGTAA
- a CDS encoding ABC transporter permease, giving the protein MRRRQKIGTAILALFTIFVIASYFSVPKEELDNWENVVYWINYPKRAKPVWLGGISTVKLTPELNWSSQGYSSYVYTYEHKYDEKPNDIAVIISHPALHVIDVKRPDGILVNVYDGMLFQNITLNTNDRTALSIFRALRERFNLTDADLGTKTPTELLFSADSNFDTLKGTYTFRVLCNCSAPPEVIVYGTSYGLLGTDSYGRDIWAGFVKGMVNTLYLALFTTFMIIALGLMLGLISGYFRNLFSSIVTFFLEVLTALPILSILVVLTWVMSRQGIGARVEVNPIKFMLLVSILLVGKFAKTIRIMTIQEKSREHVTASISLGASGFHVIRRHILPVISEYSVRYFTFLMPRIVALISIFGFFGLIPGVNWGSFVVEALQQGALYGGYWWWVLSPGFAMAFLSLGFALVVSIDKPLTLS; this is encoded by the coding sequence ATGAGAAGGAGACAGAAAATTGGTACGGCGATCTTAGCGCTTTTCACAATTTTTGTTATTGCAAGTTATTTCTCAGTCCCCAAAGAGGAGCTTGACAACTGGGAAAACGTAGTATACTGGATCAATTACCCCAAAAGGGCAAAGCCTGTTTGGTTAGGAGGGATTTCAACTGTTAAGCTAACTCCCGAGCTAAACTGGTCATCCCAAGGATACAGCTCCTATGTTTACACCTATGAACATAAATACGATGAGAAGCCCAACGACATTGCGGTTATCATATCTCATCCAGCTCTTCATGTTATTGACGTAAAGAGACCGGATGGGATTTTAGTTAATGTTTATGATGGGATGCTTTTTCAGAATATTACCTTGAATACAAACGATAGAACTGCCCTCTCAATTTTTAGAGCATTGAGGGAGAGGTTCAACTTAACTGACGCTGATTTAGGAACAAAAACACCTACAGAGCTGCTTTTTTCTGCTGATTCAAATTTTGACACACTAAAGGGCACTTATACTTTCAGAGTTCTATGCAACTGCTCAGCCCCTCCAGAAGTCATCGTTTATGGGACAAGTTATGGACTGCTTGGAACTGACAGCTATGGTAGGGATATATGGGCGGGATTTGTTAAGGGCATGGTTAATACACTCTATTTGGCACTATTCACAACATTTATGATAATTGCTTTGGGTCTTATGCTCGGCTTAATCTCTGGCTACTTTAGAAACCTGTTCTCTTCCATAGTCACATTTTTCTTGGAAGTTCTTACAGCCCTTCCAATTTTGTCCATCCTCGTTGTTCTCACGTGGGTCATGTCGAGGCAGGGCATTGGGGCTCGTGTTGAAGTTAATCCTATAAAGTTCATGCTTTTGGTCTCGATATTGCTGGTAGGTAAGTTTGCCAAGACTATCAGGATAATGACAATCCAAGAAAAGTCAAGAGAGCACGTTACTGCCAGCATCTCTTTGGGGGCTTCGGGATTTCATGTCATCAGAAGGCACATTTTACCGGTGATTTCAGAGTACAGCGTTAGGTACTTCACATTTTTGATGCCAAGAATTGTTGCCTTGATTTCAATCTTCGGCTTCTTTGGATTAATACCTGGCGTAAACTGGGGCTCATTCGTTGTTGAGGCTTTACAACAAGGAGCATTATACGGGGGGTACTGGTGGTGGGTGCTTTCACCGGGATTTGCCATGGCATTCTTAAGCTTGGGCTTTGCTCTGGTTGTATCTATCGATAAACCCCTAACTCTCTCTTAG
- a CDS encoding carbamoyltransferase family protein: protein MILGIHDGHDAGAVLIKDGEIYAVNEERLNRIKHYRGFPKLSVLKVLEMGNVTPDEVELIVIAGIFRKRSRLLELEKNLAKIFGRDFKRKVLYVEHHLAHAASAYLTSGWREALALSIDAAGDGSSSSIYICRDGEMIKIAQSTYLDSLGDFYASVTELLGFKPMRHEGKVMSLAAYGKPSYDLSAIIELNGLTFENHLKVVGIEATKKLAEFFGFPFEKAKEVSANLKKGQLSGKLEQKAIEIAASAQKHLEKIVDELGLKLTKHGVPLAYAGGVAQNVKANMVLRRHFPDLWVFPAMHDGGLAFGAAVYVKSQLERLDGRWKPFKLEHVYLGPSYPEDEIEEFLREEGVKYEEIRAVSGFVADSLIDGKIVAFFQGKMEFGPRALGNRSILADPRDESIKEKLNLALRRDVFQPFAPTILEERIGDYLVDPYPNKFMTMSYYATEEFIKTAPAVVHVDGTTRPQTLEEEDNHTYYNIIKHFEKQSGVGAVLNTSFNMHGEPIVCSPEDALRTFRNAKLDVLVLEKFAVYL from the coding sequence ATGATACTTGGAATTCATGACGGCCATGATGCTGGAGCTGTTTTAATTAAAGATGGAGAAATTTATGCAGTTAATGAGGAGAGACTTAATCGAATTAAGCATTACCGCGGCTTTCCAAAATTAAGTGTTCTTAAAGTGCTTGAAATGGGGAATGTAACTCCAGATGAAGTTGAACTCATTGTGATTGCCGGCATCTTTAGAAAGCGCTCCCGTCTTTTGGAGCTTGAAAAGAACTTAGCGAAGATTTTTGGGAGGGATTTCAAGAGAAAAGTTCTCTATGTTGAGCATCACCTTGCTCACGCAGCCTCAGCTTATCTCACTTCCGGCTGGAGAGAGGCGTTAGCTTTAAGCATAGATGCCGCTGGAGATGGCTCAAGCTCATCAATTTACATCTGCAGAGATGGTGAGATGATTAAGATTGCCCAGTCCACTTATCTCGATTCCCTTGGGGATTTCTATGCATCAGTTACGGAGCTTTTGGGATTTAAGCCTATGAGGCATGAGGGCAAGGTAATGAGCCTGGCAGCTTATGGAAAGCCGAGCTATGATTTATCCGCGATAATTGAGCTTAATGGTTTAACCTTCGAAAACCATCTCAAAGTCGTTGGAATTGAGGCAACTAAAAAGCTGGCTGAATTTTTCGGTTTTCCATTTGAAAAAGCTAAGGAAGTTTCTGCCAACTTAAAGAAGGGACAACTCAGCGGAAAATTGGAACAGAAAGCCATTGAGATAGCGGCATCAGCTCAGAAGCATCTGGAAAAAATTGTAGATGAACTTGGGCTTAAGCTTACAAAGCATGGAGTACCCTTGGCTTATGCCGGCGGTGTTGCACAGAATGTTAAAGCAAACATGGTTTTAAGAAGGCACTTCCCAGATTTGTGGGTGTTTCCAGCCATGCATGACGGCGGTTTAGCCTTTGGAGCTGCGGTTTATGTTAAATCACAGCTTGAAAGATTGGATGGTAGATGGAAGCCATTTAAGCTGGAACACGTTTATCTCGGTCCTTCTTACCCTGAGGATGAAATTGAGGAATTTTTGAGAGAGGAAGGAGTCAAGTATGAGGAAATCAGGGCTGTTTCAGGTTTTGTAGCTGATTCCCTAATTGATGGAAAAATTGTTGCATTCTTCCAAGGAAAAATGGAGTTCGGACCGAGGGCTTTAGGCAACCGCTCTATTTTAGCAGACCCAAGAGATGAAAGTATTAAAGAAAAGCTCAATTTGGCTTTGAGGAGAGATGTCTTCCAGCCATTTGCACCTACAATCTTAGAGGAGAGGATTGGGGATTATTTGGTTGACCCATATCCAAACAAGTTCATGACAATGAGCTACTATGCCACAGAGGAGTTCATAAAAACAGCGCCAGCAGTTGTCCATGTTGACGGCACAACAAGACCCCAGACCCTTGAGGAAGAGGATAATCACACGTATTACAACATAATTAAGCACTTTGAGAAGCAGAGTGGGGTTGGCGCCGTGCTGAATACCTCATTTAATATGCATGGTGAGCCAATAGTTTGCTCACCTGAGGATGCGCTGAGAACGTTCAGAAATGCAAAGCTTGACGTGCTGGTTTTGGAGAAGTTTGCTGTTTATTTGTAA
- a CDS encoding metallophosphoesterase family protein — protein MRIIAITDIHGNENKVKWLVEKIKDEKFDVLLIAGDITHFKGRNSAEKSLKYLLELKKPVYAVMGNCDGRDVLDLLEELGINLHDKRIEINGIGIVGFGGSNITPFSTIWEFHDDEIWESLNKNYRDGDILLMHVPPYKTKVDKTFTGLHVGSKALRKFIEEKQPPLVICGHIHEARGVDEIGKTLIVNPGPLFRGHYAVIDINEGKKVSITLY, from the coding sequence ATGAGGATTATAGCAATAACAGACATCCATGGTAATGAAAACAAGGTGAAATGGCTTGTAGAGAAGATAAAGGATGAAAAATTTGATGTTCTTCTTATAGCCGGAGACATAACGCATTTTAAAGGCAGAAACAGCGCTGAAAAAAGTTTGAAGTACCTTTTGGAACTTAAAAAGCCAGTGTATGCTGTAATGGGAAACTGTGATGGCAGAGATGTTTTGGATTTGCTTGAGGAACTTGGAATAAATCTCCACGATAAGAGAATTGAAATTAATGGAATTGGAATTGTGGGATTTGGTGGTTCAAACATAACTCCCTTCTCAACAATCTGGGAGTTCCATGACGATGAAATCTGGGAGAGCTTAAACAAAAACTACCGTGATGGGGACATTTTGCTTATGCATGTCCCGCCTTACAAAACAAAAGTTGATAAGACATTTACTGGGCTTCACGTGGGAAGCAAAGCTTTGAGAAAATTCATAGAGGAGAAACAGCCTCCTTTAGTTATCTGCGGCCACATTCACGAAGCGAGGGGAGTTGATGAAATTGGAAAGACGCTTATAGTAAACCCGGGTCCTCTTTTCAGAGGACATTATGCCGTGATTGACATAAATGAAGGAAAGAAGGTGAGCATAACACTATACTAA
- a CDS encoding 2-hydroxyacid dehydrogenase, producing the protein MKPKVAVLFKMKSKPLEELKKYCDADVLLYPKKEDLMEVIHQYDGIIISPLNKIDAEIIEKAERLKVISCHSAGYDHVDINAATKKGIYVTKVSGVLSEVVAEFAIGLMIALLRKIAYSDKFIRQGKWESPKLVWSSFKNIESVYGKRVGILGMGAIGKAIARRAKALGTEILYWSRSRKEDIEKEVNAKYLPFEEVLKQSDIVVLALPATKETYHIINERTLKLMEGKYLVNIGRGVLVDEKAVIKALKEGKLKGYATDVFENEPVQESELFEIEWETVLTPHYAGLSKEAMLDMGIQAVKNLLKVFKGEIPEDLVNRDVLKIRPIESIKML; encoded by the coding sequence ATGAAACCGAAAGTGGCTGTATTGTTCAAGATGAAAAGCAAACCACTGGAAGAACTCAAAAAATACTGTGATGCCGATGTTCTGCTTTACCCTAAGAAAGAAGATCTCATGGAAGTAATCCACCAATACGACGGCATTATAATATCACCCCTTAACAAAATTGATGCTGAAATCATCGAGAAAGCTGAAAGGCTTAAAGTAATAAGCTGTCATTCAGCGGGATATGATCACGTTGATATTAACGCAGCGACAAAAAAAGGCATCTATGTCACTAAAGTGAGCGGAGTCTTGAGTGAAGTTGTTGCGGAGTTTGCAATTGGCTTAATGATTGCCCTGCTTAGGAAGATAGCCTATTCAGATAAATTTATCAGACAGGGAAAATGGGAATCTCCAAAACTTGTGTGGAGCAGCTTTAAGAATATTGAAAGTGTTTATGGCAAAAGAGTTGGAATTCTCGGCATGGGAGCAATTGGAAAAGCGATAGCAAGAAGAGCCAAAGCATTAGGGACTGAGATACTGTACTGGTCGAGGAGCAGAAAAGAAGACATAGAAAAGGAAGTTAATGCAAAATATCTGCCCTTTGAGGAGGTTCTCAAGCAGAGCGACATCGTTGTTCTGGCACTTCCAGCAACAAAAGAAACGTACCACATAATTAACGAGAGAACACTCAAGCTCATGGAAGGCAAGTATCTTGTGAACATTGGTCGCGGCGTTTTGGTTGACGAAAAAGCTGTGATTAAAGCTCTTAAAGAAGGAAAGCTGAAGGGTTATGCGACAGATGTCTTTGAGAATGAGCCAGTTCAAGAAAGTGAATTATTTGAGATAGAATGGGAAACGGTTTTAACACCCCACTATGCGGGCTTATCAAAAGAGGCAATGCTTGATATGGGCATTCAGGCGGTTAAAAATCTGCTGAAAGTTTTCAAAGGCGAAATACCGGAAGATTTAGTCAATAGAGATGTATTAAAAATTAGACCAATTGAAAGCATAAAGATGCTGTGA
- the proS gene encoding proline--tRNA ligase: protein MKVERNKWQNNFSEWYNELIETAGIQDKRYPVKGMNIWLPYGLRIMRNIEKFIHEEMERTGHQEVLFPALIPETEFQKEAEHIAGFEGEVFWVTHAGHDPLDVRLILRPTSETAMYSMFALWIRSHADLPFKIYQIVNVYRYETKHTRPLIRVREISRFFEAHTAHDSFEDAERQIKEDLEIFDNLAKKLALPYIVSKRPEWDKFPGAYYSLGAEVVMPDGRTLQIGTMHNYKQNFAKAYNIMYEKEDGTHEYVHQTTYGMSERLLAAVIAVHGDDRGMVLPPTIAPIQVVIVPIPKKDSPYDVFAYAREIAEELKTAGIRVHVDERDIRPGRKFYDWELKGVPLRIEVGPRDVEGQKAVLARRDTLEKFTVERAELIEKVRETLDAIMDNLYARAKEFLDSHIKRVDTLEEAKEVFEDRRGVVEIPWCGEESCGLEMEEILDAKMLGIPYPEEEAKIEGKKCAHCGKDAKFIARFARTY, encoded by the coding sequence ATGAAGGTAGAGCGAAACAAATGGCAGAACAACTTCAGCGAGTGGTACAATGAGCTTATTGAAACAGCTGGAATACAAGATAAAAGGTATCCAGTAAAGGGAATGAACATCTGGCTGCCTTATGGCCTTAGGATAATGAGGAACATTGAAAAGTTCATCCATGAGGAGATGGAGAGGACTGGACATCAAGAAGTCCTATTCCCAGCGTTAATTCCAGAAACCGAATTCCAAAAGGAAGCCGAACACATAGCTGGATTTGAGGGAGAGGTATTTTGGGTAACTCATGCAGGTCACGATCCTTTAGATGTGAGATTGATTCTCAGACCTACAAGCGAGACAGCCATGTATTCAATGTTCGCGCTTTGGATTCGCTCTCATGCGGATTTACCATTCAAAATATACCAGATTGTCAATGTTTACAGATACGAGACAAAGCACACAAGACCACTGATTAGAGTTAGAGAAATCAGCAGGTTCTTTGAAGCCCACACAGCTCATGACAGCTTTGAAGATGCCGAGAGGCAGATAAAAGAGGACTTAGAGATATTTGACAACTTGGCTAAGAAGCTTGCATTGCCCTACATAGTCTCAAAGAGGCCAGAGTGGGACAAGTTCCCGGGAGCTTATTATTCCCTCGGTGCGGAGGTTGTAATGCCCGATGGGAGAACTCTGCAGATAGGAACGATGCACAACTACAAGCAGAACTTCGCAAAGGCATACAACATAATGTATGAGAAAGAAGATGGAACCCATGAATATGTCCACCAGACAACCTATGGAATGAGTGAGAGACTTTTAGCCGCGGTCATTGCTGTCCACGGCGACGATAGAGGAATGGTTCTCCCACCAACAATCGCACCAATTCAAGTGGTTATAGTTCCAATTCCAAAGAAGGACTCGCCCTATGATGTCTTTGCATATGCAAGAGAGATTGCCGAGGAGCTTAAAACCGCTGGAATAAGGGTTCATGTTGATGAGAGGGACATAAGGCCAGGAAGGAAGTTCTATGACTGGGAGCTTAAGGGAGTCCCACTGAGGATTGAAGTTGGTCCGAGGGATGTTGAAGGACAAAAGGCTGTGCTCGCAAGAAGAGACACCCTTGAGAAGTTCACAGTTGAGAGAGCTGAGCTCATTGAAAAGGTCAGAGAAACGCTTGATGCAATAATGGATAACCTCTATGCAAGAGCTAAAGAGTTTCTCGACAGCCACATTAAGAGGGTTGACACACTTGAAGAGGCAAAAGAAGTCTTTGAAGACAGAAGAGGGGTCGTTGAAATCCCGTGGTGTGGGGAAGAAAGCTGTGGACTTGAGATGGAAGAAATCCTTGATGCAAAGATGCTTGGAATTCCATATCCAGAGGAAGAGGCAAAAATTGAAGGCAAAAAGTGCGCTCACTGTGGGAAGGATGCAAAATTCATTGCAAGGTTTGCAAGAACTTATTGA
- a CDS encoding ABC transporter permease subunit, with translation MRIAKRALGKIVAIYITVMLILVLTAGVTANHLLKERAKDLAAYGIGMKNPVLYEQIKREAAEEGVEPWEYIYEHLLLEKYGLSKNPFIMGIQLLLNKGEPLKTQIDKRKERELSLSRATLVTLTVMLSSVALIVAFGVIFGMKLANHPRLLEIIEGITRLFNGLPSWWIGVLLIVIFAVKLNVLPTGGLFTPKPLYGVAYVVDLVKHLILPIMTLFLVFIWEFMSIVARETQKEMYQPYIQTERAKGIPEKLIYRKHILRNIGIVLSSFTAQKFMEMFTDYLVIDYLFGLMGLGLVLKNSFVREIIPNVGVQITFNFYLFFATTLIIATISFGVSLFLEFLKGVIDPRVS, from the coding sequence ATGAGGATTGCAAAGAGAGCATTAGGGAAGATTGTTGCGATATACATTACTGTCATGCTGATTTTGGTTTTAACTGCAGGAGTCACTGCTAATCACCTACTCAAGGAAAGAGCTAAGGATTTAGCGGCATATGGTATTGGAATGAAAAATCCAGTTCTTTATGAGCAGATAAAAAGAGAAGCAGCAGAAGAGGGTGTTGAACCTTGGGAGTATATTTATGAACACCTTCTCCTTGAAAAGTATGGTTTATCAAAAAATCCGTTCATCATGGGGATTCAGCTCCTCTTAAATAAAGGAGAGCCTTTAAAGACACAAATTGATAAAAGAAAGGAAAGAGAGCTAAGTCTTTCTCGTGCAACCCTTGTAACTCTAACTGTAATGCTGAGCTCTGTGGCATTAATTGTTGCCTTTGGAGTTATCTTTGGAATGAAGCTTGCAAATCATCCAAGACTGTTGGAGATTATAGAGGGTATAACAAGACTCTTCAATGGTTTGCCCTCTTGGTGGATTGGAGTTTTGCTGATAGTTATATTTGCTGTTAAGCTGAATGTCCTTCCTACAGGCGGTCTTTTCACACCAAAACCTCTATATGGCGTTGCATATGTTGTGGATTTGGTAAAGCATCTCATTCTTCCCATAATGACTTTATTTCTGGTATTTATTTGGGAGTTCATGAGCATAGTTGCGAGGGAAACACAGAAGGAGATGTATCAGCCCTACATACAGACAGAGAGAGCAAAAGGCATTCCAGAAAAGCTCATCTACAGAAAACACATTCTAAGGAACATTGGAATCGTGCTGAGCAGCTTTACAGCCCAAAAGTTCATGGAGATGTTTACGGATTATCTTGTCATAGATTACCTTTTTGGTTTGATGGGTCTCGGCTTAGTGCTCAAAAACTCCTTTGTAAGGGAGATAATACCAAATGTAGGTGTCCAAATCACCTTCAACTTCTACCTCTTCTTTGCAACCACCCTTATAATTGCCACAATATCTTTCGGTGTTTCTCTGTTTCTTGAATTTCTCAAAGGAGTTATAGATCCAAGGGTGAGTTAA
- a CDS encoding M42 family metallopeptidase, producing the protein MEHLTKELKEITQIPGISGYEEKVREKLIEWIEPFADYKVDRIGNLIVELGEGKEKAVFMAHIDEIGLLITGITNNGKLKFRKIGGIDDRLLIGRHVDVITENGKLDGIIGVTPVHLNLERKFDTIPWHALEIDIGAESKEEALSLGVKPLDYAVFKKHFAVLNKRYVATRSLDDRFGAVALFEAIKDLVDHDLNGKFIFAFTVQEEIGLKGAKFLAEHYSPEFAFAIDSFACCSFLTGDVKLGSGAVVRAVDNSAVYTRKLAKRVVGIAEKNGIPLQIGVTGGGTDASVFQHKSEVLALSVPIKYLHSEVEMLHLDDLDALIKLIEAIVFEL; encoded by the coding sequence ATGGAGCACCTTACTAAAGAGCTCAAAGAGATAACCCAAATTCCAGGGATTTCTGGATATGAAGAGAAAGTTAGGGAAAAGCTGATTGAGTGGATTGAGCCTTTTGCGGATTATAAGGTCGACAGAATAGGGAATCTAATAGTTGAGCTCGGAGAAGGTAAGGAGAAAGCAGTTTTCATGGCACATATAGATGAGATCGGGCTTTTAATTACGGGCATAACAAACAACGGGAAGCTTAAGTTCAGAAAAATCGGCGGAATTGATGACAGACTCTTAATTGGAAGGCACGTTGATGTGATAACGGAGAATGGAAAGCTTGACGGGATTATAGGGGTTACACCAGTTCACCTCAACCTCGAGAGGAAGTTTGACACAATTCCCTGGCATGCATTGGAGATCGATATTGGTGCGGAATCAAAGGAGGAGGCTCTATCACTGGGAGTTAAGCCGCTGGATTATGCCGTGTTCAAAAAGCACTTTGCTGTTTTAAACAAACGCTATGTTGCAACTCGCTCCCTTGATGACCGCTTTGGTGCTGTTGCACTCTTTGAGGCGATCAAAGATTTAGTTGATCATGACCTGAATGGAAAGTTCATCTTCGCCTTCACTGTGCAGGAGGAGATAGGGCTTAAGGGCGCTAAGTTTTTGGCAGAGCACTACAGCCCGGAGTTTGCCTTTGCCATTGACTCTTTTGCGTGCTGCTCCTTCTTAACGGGAGACGTTAAATTAGGCAGCGGTGCTGTGGTTAGGGCTGTGGACAACTCAGCAGTTTACACAAGAAAACTCGCAAAGAGGGTTGTTGGGATAGCCGAGAAGAACGGGATACCTCTTCAGATAGGTGTCACCGGCGGAGGGACTGATGCATCAGTATTCCAGCACAAAAGCGAAGTTCTTGCTTTAAGCGTGCCCATTAAATATTTGCACAGCGAAGTAGAGATGCTTCACTTGGATGATTTAGATGCCCTGATAAAGCTGATCGAGGCAATAGTGTTTGAGCTTTAA